From a region of the Zingiber officinale cultivar Zhangliang chromosome 4B, Zo_v1.1, whole genome shotgun sequence genome:
- the LOC121974297 gene encoding homeobox-leucine zipper protein ATHB-13-like, producing the protein MTYNGIPATFFPANLLLQNVPDEERRQHSIIGSQHIGLRLLPNDCAGAGAEKRSCRNMEEEEVSDGDGSREKKRRLSLEQVRTLERSFELGKKLEPERKMELAAALGLQPRQVAIWFQNRRARWKTKKLEKDHEELQRQLDAIKAENESLKAHNKKLLCELLALKGKEAYEPINLNKETEGSCSMKSENSSDINLVISRAPISESASDLNQGRNFFPSYRPPSANSFKPEAAKIGGGGGGIQEENLCHMFCSTDDQSPFWPWSDQHN; encoded by the exons ATGACTTACAATGGAATTCCTGCGACGTTCTTCCCCGCAAACCTGCTGCTGCAGAATGTTCCTGACGAGGAGAGGCGGCAGCACTCCATCATCGGCTCGCAGCACATCGGACTGAGGCTCTTGCCCAATGACTGCGCGGGCGCGGGAGCCGAGAAGAGAAGCTGCAGAAACATGGAGGAGGAAGAGGTCTCGGACGGCGACGGTTCGAGGGAGAAGAAGCGGAGGCTGAGCCTGGAGCAGGTGAGGACGCTGGAGAGGAGCTTCGAGTTGGGGAAGAAGCTGGAGCCGGAGAGGAAGATGGAGCTGGCGGCGGCTCTGGGGCTGCAGCCCAGGCAGGTGGCCATCTGGTTCCAGAACAGGAGGGCCAGGTGGAAGACCAAGAAGCTGGAGAAGGACCATGAGGAGCTCCAGAGGCAGCTCGATGCCATTAAAGCAGAGAACGAGTCCCTCAAAGCCCACAACAAGAAGCTTCTCTGCGAG TTGTTGGCACTCAAAGGGAAGGAGGCCTATGAGCCAATCAATCTGAACAAGGAAACAGAGGGATCATGCAGCATGAAGAGCGAGAACAGCTCCGACATCAACTTGGTGATCTCAAGAGCACCGATCAGCGAGAGCGCTTCGGATCTCAACCAGGGAAGGAATTTCTTTCCTTCCTATAGGCCGCCGAGTGCTAATTCCTTCAAGCCAGAGGCGGCCAAgattggcggcggcggcggcggcatccAGGAAGAGAACCTGTGCCACATGTTCTGCAGCACAGACGATCAGTCACCCTTCTGGCCGTGGTCAGATCAACATAACTAA
- the LOC121974298 gene encoding PH, RCC1 and FYVE domains-containing protein 1-like: protein MADPLRNGPIERDVEQAITALKKGAYLLKYGRRGKPKFCPFHLSNDEATLIWYSGSDEKQIRLSQVSKIIPGQRTAIFQRYPQPDKEYQSFSLIYNDRSLDLICKDKDEAEVWFVGLRALISNGNYRKLRFESKGDRSSSDSPHAYIWKFSPFISPISDTNIFHKDSIDDQQVNIQHESQPTNGLGKVLSNVILCTAPAEDLFHSDSLSKPTYSCSSGATDVSYGYGSATDTVRVSLSSAVSSSSHGSFDALGDVFIWGEGIGDGLLGGGLQRIGSSSTTNMDALLPRALESNVVLNVHNIACGRGHAVLITRQGEVFSWGEESGGRLGHGNNADVSQPKLIDALGGLNVELVACGEYHTCAVTLSGDLYSWGDGTHSSGFLGHGSDASHWIPKRVGGAVECLRVSSVSCGAWHTAIVTSSGQLFTFGDGMFGALGHGDRSSTNIPREVEALRGMRTVCTACGVWHTAAIVEILDASSDSGRSSVGKLFTWGDGDKGRLGHGDREPQFVPACVLSLSDSLCKVACGNDITIALTTSGCVYAMGSNVYGQLGNPESDGKLPCRVGGKISNSFVDEISCGSYHVAVLTSKTEVYTWGKGANGRLGHGDNIDCSTPTLVEALKDKQVKSVVCGVSFTAVICLHKWVCSVDQSTCAGCHLPFGFRRKRHNCYNCGLVFCKACSSRKSTRASLAPNINKPYRVCDECYAKHKKVIGDGVIPRGPRYQIGNLIPDELVDKDSNGSKVQGQSRFSSVESFKGESGDFKESTNVRRPILHQFGNLYSSTSSKFLQPSSRKIFSASVPGSRVSSRSSSPTSCKPSPPHLLHKMTATDHKCMEIFADPKPMTEDLEREVAKLQAQVDELMSKSQILEVELRKATKELIDAKLIANEETAKCKAAKEVIKSLTSQLKVIAESASEGFLVSNDEYAFPDSSKLSSRDNTLTNLLAAHVSESNGCSSNPVLYNGNDKIPEAEEWVEQAEPGIYLTITSLLGGRKSLKRVRFSRTKFSEQQAEKWWAENQSRLQETYTILAAENYASASASRERTG from the exons GCAATCACAGCCTTGAAGAAAGGAGCGTATCTATTGAAGTATGGTCGAAGAGGGAAGCCAAAATTCTGCCCTTTTCATCTTTCTAAT GATGAAGCGACACTTATTTGGTATTCTGGAAGCGATGAGAAGCAAATTAGACTTAGCCAAGTTTCAAAAATTATACCTGGGCAACGTACT GCAATATTTCAGCGGTATCCACAACCTGATAAAGAATACCAGTCATTTTCACTCATATACAATGACAGATCACTTGATTTG ATCTGCAAAGATAAGGATGAAGCAGAAGTCTGGTTTGTTGGTTTGAGGGCTTTGATCTCAAATGGAAATTACCGAAAGTTGAGATTTGAATCAAAAGGTGATAGGAGTTCCTCTGATAGTCCTCATGCTTATATTTGGAAATTTTCTCCATTTATATCACCCATCAGTGATACCAATATTTTCCATAAG GATTCCATTGATGACCAACAAGTTAATATTCAACATGAGAGCCAGCCAACCAATGGTTTAGGAAAGGTGTTGTCCAATGTGATATTATGTACTGCACCAGCTGAAGATTTGTTTCATTCAGATTCTCTAAGTAAACCTACTTACTCATGCTCATCAGGGGCTACTGATGTTTCATATGGCTACGGTTCTGCGACTGATACTGTTCGAGTGAGTTTATCTAGCGCTGTTAGCTCTTCTAGCCATGGAAGTTTTGATGCATTAGGTGATGTTTTCATTTGGGGTGAAGGCATTGGTGATGGGTTGCTTGGGGGTGGATTGCAGAGGATTGGAAGTTCATCTACCACTAATATGGATGCACTTTTGCCTAGAGCCTTGGAATCAAATGTAGTTCTCAATGTCCATAATATAGCCTGTGGAAGGGGCCATGCAGTTTTAATAACCAGACAAGGAGAGGTTTTCAGTTGGGGAGAGGAATCTGGAGGAAGGCTTGGGCATGGAAACAATGCTGATGTTTCCCAGCCAAAGCTTATTGATGCTTTAGGTGGACTGAATGTTGAACTTGTGGCTTGTGGAGAATATCATACATGTGCTGTGACTTTGTCTGGGGATTTATACTCGTGGGGTGATGGTACTCACAGTTCAGGATTCCTGGGGCATGGGAGTGATGCAAGTCACTGGATTCCCAAAAGAGTGGGTGGTGCAGTGGAATGTCTGCGTGTGTCATCAGTGTCCTGTGGGGCATGGCATACAGCTATTGTGACATCTTCTGGCCAGCTATTTACATTTGGCGATGGAATGTTTGGCGCTCTAGGTCATGGAGATCGTAGTAGCACAAACATACCAAGAGAAGTTGAAGCTTTGAGAGGAATGCGAACTGTTTGTACAGCATGCGGTGTTTGGCACACAGCTGCAATTGTAGAAATTTTAGATGCATCATCTGATTCTGGTCGCTCTTCAGTAGGGAAATTATTCACTTGGGGAGATGGTGATAAAGGCCGACTCGGACATGGTGATAGAGAACCTCAATTTGTTCCAGCATGTGTACTTTCTCTTTCTGATAGCTTGTGTAAGGTGGCTTGTGGGAACGACATAACTATTGCTTTAACAACTTCTGGATGTGTTTATGCAATGGGAAGTAATGTCTATGGGCAACTTGGTAATCCTGAATCAGACGGTAAACTTCCTTGCCGTGTTGGGGGTAAGATTTCCAATAGTTTTGTCGATGAGATATCATGTGGCTCTTATCATGTTGCCGTATTAACTTCGAAAACTGAGGTTTACACCTGGGGAAAGGGAGCAAATGGTCGTTTAGGCCATGGCGACAATATTGACTGCAGTACTCCAACTCTTGTTGAAGCTTTGAAGGATAAACAAGTGAAGAGTGTTGTGTGTGGTGTAAGTTTTACTGCTGTCATATGTCTTCATAAGTGGGTATGCAGTGTGGATCAGTCCACTTGTGCCGGTTGCCATCTCCCTTTTGGTTTCAGAAGAAAGCGTCATAATTGTTATAACTGCGGGCTAGTTTTTTGCAAAGCATGTAGCAGTAGAAAATCTACCAGAGCTTCTTTGGCACCAAATATTAACAAGCCGTACCGAGTATGTGATGAATGCTATGCAAAGCATAAGAAAGTGATAGGGGATGGTGTGATACCAAGAGGACCAAGATATCAAATTGGAAACCTGATTCCTGATGAACTGGTTGACAAAGATTCAAATGGTTCTAAAGTGCAAGGGCAGTCTAGGTTCTCCTCAGTTGAATCTTTTAAAGGTGAAAGCGGAGATTTCAAAGAATCAACTAATGTCCGCCGTCCAATCCTGCATCAATTTGGAAATCTATACTCATCTACCTCTTCAAAATTCCTTCAACCATCTTCAAGGAAGATATTTTCTGCTTCTGTTCCTGGTTCGAGAGTTTCTTCTCGTTCATCATCTCCTACATCATGCAAGCCTAGCCCGCCCCACTTGTTACATAAAATGACTGCAACTGATCATAAATGCATGGAGATATTTGCTGACCCAAAGCCAATGACTGAGGATCTAGAACGAGAAGTAGCTAAGTTGCAGGCACAG GTAGATGAGCTAATGTCTAAATCACAAATTCTAGAAGTAGAACTGCGGAAAGCAACAAAAGAGTTGATAGATGCAAAGTTAATAGCAAATGAAGAAACTGCAAAAtgcaaagctgcaaaggaagttaTCAAGTCTCTTACCTCACAG CTGAAAGTCATTGCTGAGAGTGCGTCGGAGGGATTTCTGGTATCCAATGATGAATATGCCTTTCCAGATTCATCTAAACTTTCTTCCCGTGACAACACGTTAACTAACTTGCTTGCTGCCCATGTGTCTGAGTCAAATGGTTGCAGTAGTAATCCGGTGTTGTACAATGGTAATGACAAAATTCCTGAGGCTGAAGAATGGGTTGAACAAGCTGAACCAGGCATTTACTTAACCATAACTTCTCTGCTTGGAGGCCGTAAATCACTCAAGCGTGTGCGCTTTAG CCGGACAAAATTCAGTGAACAACAAGCAGAGAAGTGGTGGGCAGAAAATCAGTCTAGGCTTCAGGAGACGTACACTATTCTTGCAGCTGAAAATTATGCCTCCGCTTCAGCATCTAGAGAAAGAACAGGTTGA